The Trinickia acidisoli genome includes a window with the following:
- the tuf gene encoding elongation factor Tu, translating to MAKGKFERTKPHVNVGTIGHVDHGKTTLTAAITTVLTAKFGGEAKAYDQIDAAPEEKARGITINTAHVEYETANRHYAHVDCPGHADYVKNMITGAAQMDGAILVCSAADGPMPQTREHILLARQVGVPYIIVFLNKCDMVDDAELLELVEMEVRELLSKYDFPGDDTPIIKGSAKLALEGDKGELGEVAIMNLADALDSYIPTPERAIDGAFLMPVEDVFSISGRGTVVTGRVERGVVKVGEEIEIVGIKPTVKTTCTGVEMFRKLLDQGQAGDNVGILLRGTKREDVERGQVLAKPGSITPHTHFTAEVYVLSKDEGGRHTPFFNNYRPQFYFRTTDVTGSIELPKDKEMVMPGDNVSITVKLIAPIAMEEGLRFAIREGGRTVGAGVVAKIIE from the coding sequence GACGGTGCTGACGGCGAAGTTCGGCGGTGAGGCGAAGGCCTACGATCAGATTGACGCGGCACCGGAAGAAAAGGCGCGCGGCATCACGATCAACACGGCGCACGTCGAGTACGAAACGGCCAATCGCCACTACGCACACGTGGACTGCCCGGGCCACGCCGACTACGTGAAGAACATGATCACGGGTGCGGCGCAGATGGACGGCGCGATCCTGGTGTGTTCGGCAGCGGACGGCCCGATGCCGCAAACGCGCGAGCACATCTTGTTGGCCCGTCAGGTGGGCGTGCCCTACATCATCGTGTTCCTGAACAAGTGCGACATGGTGGACGACGCGGAGCTGCTCGAACTGGTGGAAATGGAAGTGCGCGAGCTGCTCTCGAAGTACGACTTCCCGGGCGACGACACGCCGATCATCAAGGGTTCGGCCAAGCTGGCGCTGGAAGGCGACAAGGGCGAGCTTGGTGAAGTGGCGATCATGAACCTGGCCGACGCGCTGGACTCGTACATCCCGACGCCGGAGCGCGCGATCGACGGTGCGTTCCTGATGCCGGTGGAAGACGTGTTCTCGATCTCGGGCCGCGGCACGGTGGTGACGGGTCGTGTCGAGCGCGGTGTGGTGAAGGTCGGCGAGGAAATCGAAATCGTCGGGATCAAGCCGACGGTGAAGACGACGTGCACGGGCGTGGAAATGTTCCGCAAGCTGCTGGACCAAGGTCAAGCGGGCGACAACGTGGGCATTTTGCTGCGCGGCACGAAGCGCGAAGACGTGGAGCGCGGCCAAGTGTTGGCCAAGCCCGGTTCGATCACGCCGCACACGCACTTCACGGCTGAAGTGTACGTGCTGAGCAAGGATGAGGGCGGGCGCCACACGCCGTTCTTCAACAACTACCGTCCGCAGTTCTACTTCCGTACGACGGACGTGACGGGCTCGATCGAGCTGCCGAAGGACAAGGAAATGGTGATGCCGGGCGACAACGTGTCGATCACGGTGAAGCTGATCGCCCCGATCGCCATGGAAGAAGGTCTGCGCTTCGCCATTCGCGAAGGTGGCCGTACCGTCGGCGCAGGTGTCGTCGCTAAGATCATCGAGTAA
- the secE gene encoding preprotein translocase subunit SecE, translated as MANPSVEAVDTSSDKLMVIAGVLLVLAGFVGFFWLSGQEWYVRGAALAVGVVAGVVVGLLSSPGKSFIAFAKDSYKEVRKVVWPTRKEATQTTLVVFGFVLVMAVLLWISDKSIEWVIFSAILGWK; from the coding sequence ATGGCGAATCCTTCCGTCGAAGCTGTGGATACTTCCAGCGACAAGTTGATGGTCATCGCGGGCGTATTGCTGGTCTTGGCCGGATTCGTGGGTTTCTTCTGGCTGAGTGGTCAGGAATGGTATGTGCGCGGCGCGGCGCTTGCTGTCGGCGTCGTTGCCGGTGTAGTGGTTGGTCTCCTCTCCTCCCCCGGTAAGAGCTTTATCGCTTTCGCCAAGGACTCCTACAAGGAAGTCCGCAAGGTTGTTTGGCCGACTCGCAAGGAGGCAACGCAAACCACGCTCGTAGTCTTCGGCTTCGTGCTGGTGATGGCGGTGCTGCTGTGGATCAGCGATAAATCCATCGAATGGGTCATTTTCTCGGCGATTCTGGGTTGGAAATGA
- the nusG gene encoding transcription termination/antitermination protein NusG, whose protein sequence is MSDTPAPPSGKRWYVVHAYSGMEKSVQRALQERIERAGMQDKFGQILVPTEEVVEVKGGHKSVTERRFFPGYVLVEMEMTDETWHLVKNTAKVTGFVGGARNRPSPISPREVEKIMSQMQEGVEKPRPKTLFEVGEMVRVKDGPFTDFNGSVEEVNYEKSRVRVSVTIFGRATPVELEFGQVEKL, encoded by the coding sequence ATGAGCGATACTCCGGCACCTCCGAGCGGTAAACGTTGGTACGTCGTGCATGCGTACTCCGGCATGGAGAAAAGCGTGCAGAGGGCGCTCCAAGAGCGCATCGAGCGCGCTGGCATGCAAGATAAGTTTGGCCAAATCCTCGTTCCGACCGAGGAAGTCGTGGAAGTGAAGGGGGGTCACAAATCGGTGACCGAACGTCGTTTCTTCCCCGGCTACGTTCTCGTCGAGATGGAGATGACCGATGAAACTTGGCATCTCGTCAAGAACACGGCGAAGGTGACAGGCTTTGTCGGCGGTGCGCGCAACCGCCCGAGTCCGATTTCCCCGCGCGAAGTCGAAAAGATCATGTCGCAAATGCAAGAAGGCGTCGAGAAGCCTCGGCCGAAGACGCTGTTCGAAGTGGGCGAGATGGTTCGTGTCAAGGATGGTCCGTTCACGGACTTCAATGGCAGCGTCGAAGAAGTGAACTACGAGAAATCGCGCGTGCGCGTCTCGGTCACGATCTTCGGGCGCGCCACGCCTGTCGAATTGGAATTTGGGCAGGTCGAAAAGCTGTGA
- the rplK gene encoding 50S ribosomal protein L11: MAKKIIGFIKLQIPAGKANPSPPVGPALGQRGLNIMEFCKAFNAQTQAMEPGLPVPVVITAFADKSFTFILKTPPATVLIKKAAKIDKGSSKPHTDKVGKITRAQAEDIAKAKMPDLTAADLDAAVRTIAGSARSMGITVEGV; encoded by the coding sequence ATGGCAAAGAAAATCATCGGCTTTATCAAGCTGCAGATCCCTGCAGGTAAAGCCAATCCGTCGCCGCCGGTTGGCCCGGCACTGGGTCAGCGCGGCCTGAACATCATGGAGTTCTGCAAAGCGTTCAACGCGCAGACCCAAGCGATGGAACCGGGCCTGCCCGTTCCCGTCGTCATCACCGCGTTCGCCGACAAGAGCTTCACGTTCATCCTCAAGACGCCTCCGGCCACCGTGCTGATCAAGAAGGCTGCGAAGATCGACAAGGGTTCGAGCAAGCCGCACACCGACAAGGTCGGCAAGATCACGCGCGCGCAAGCAGAAGACATCGCCAAGGCAAAGATGCCCGACCTCACGGCTGCCGACTTGGACGCCGCGGTCCGTACGATCGCCGGCAGCGCCCGCTCGATGGGCATCACCGTGGAGGGCGTGTAA
- the rplA gene encoding 50S ribosomal protein L1 has protein sequence MAKISKRLQAFANKIDRQKLYPIDEALSLVKGCATAKFDESIDVAVQLGIDAKKSDQVVRGSVVLPAGTGKSVRVAVFAQGEKAEQARAAGAEIVGMEDLAEQIKGGNLNFDVVIASPDTMRVVGTLGQILGPRGLMPNPKVGTVTPDVATAVKNAKAGQVQFRVDKAGIIHATIGRASFEPTALRTNLSALVEALQKAKPATSKGVYLRKIALSSTMGVGVRVDQASLAAQQ, from the coding sequence ATGGCTAAGATTTCCAAGCGTCTGCAAGCATTCGCGAACAAGATCGATCGTCAGAAGCTGTACCCAATCGACGAAGCGCTGTCGCTCGTCAAGGGATGTGCAACGGCGAAGTTCGATGAGTCGATCGACGTTGCCGTTCAGCTCGGCATCGATGCGAAGAAGTCGGATCAAGTCGTTCGCGGCTCGGTTGTGCTGCCCGCGGGTACCGGCAAGTCGGTTCGCGTTGCGGTGTTTGCTCAGGGTGAAAAGGCCGAGCAAGCGCGCGCTGCCGGCGCTGAGATCGTCGGTATGGAAGATCTCGCCGAGCAAATCAAGGGCGGCAATCTGAATTTCGACGTCGTGATCGCTTCGCCGGACACGATGCGCGTTGTCGGTACGCTGGGCCAGATCCTCGGCCCGCGCGGCCTAATGCCGAACCCGAAGGTTGGCACGGTCACGCCCGACGTCGCAACGGCTGTGAAGAATGCCAAGGCGGGTCAAGTGCAGTTCCGCGTCGACAAGGCGGGGATCATCCACGCAACGATCGGCCGTGCGTCGTTCGAACCGACCGCGCTGCGCACGAACCTGTCGGCGCTGGTTGAAGCGCTGCAGAAGGCTAAGCCGGCGACGAGCAAGGGCGTGTACCTGCGTAAGATCGCGCTGTCGAGCACGATGGGCGTCGGCGTGCGGGTCGACCAAGCATCGCTCGCTGCGCAGCAGTAA
- the rplJ gene encoding 50S ribosomal protein L10 has product MPLNKEDKQAVVAEVSAQVAKAQSMVLAEYRGIAVGDLTKLRAKAREQKVYLRVLKNTLARRAVEGTPFAPLAEQMTGPLIYGISEDAIAAAKVVNDFGKSNDKLIIKAGSYEGKVMDKAGVQALANIPSREELLSKLLFVMQAPVSGFVRALAALAEKQGEAA; this is encoded by the coding sequence GTGCCACTGAACAAAGAAGATAAGCAGGCCGTCGTGGCTGAGGTTTCCGCGCAAGTCGCGAAAGCCCAGTCCATGGTCCTGGCCGAGTATCGTGGGATAGCGGTTGGCGATCTGACGAAGCTGCGCGCGAAAGCGCGCGAGCAGAAGGTGTACCTGCGCGTGTTGAAGAACACGCTGGCGCGTCGCGCTGTCGAGGGTACCCCGTTTGCTCCGTTGGCCGAGCAGATGACCGGTCCTCTGATCTACGGCATCTCGGAAGATGCCATTGCCGCCGCCAAGGTCGTCAACGACTTCGGCAAGAGCAATGACAAGTTGATCATCAAGGCCGGCTCGTACGAAGGCAAGGTGATGGACAAGGCAGGCGTGCAAGCGCTCGCCAACATCCCGAGCCGTGAAGAGCTGCTCTCCAAGCTGTTGTTCGTCATGCAAGCGCCTGTCTCGGGCTTTGTGCGCGCACTCGCCGCGCTCGCCGAGAAGCAGGGCGAAGCTGCCTAA
- the rplL gene encoding 50S ribosomal protein L7/L12: MAIAKEDILEAVGSMSVLELNELVKAFEEKFGVSAAAVAVAGPAGGGAAAAVEEQTEFNVILTEVGANKVSVIKAVRELTGLGLKEAKDLVDGAPKPVKEAVPKAAAEEAKKKLEEAGAKAEVK; the protein is encoded by the coding sequence ATGGCAATCGCAAAAGAAGACATCCTCGAAGCCGTTGGCTCGATGTCGGTTCTGGAACTGAACGAACTCGTCAAGGCGTTCGAAGAGAAGTTCGGCGTGTCGGCCGCTGCTGTCGCAGTGGCGGGCCCCGCAGGCGGCGGTGCTGCTGCCGCCGTCGAAGAGCAAACGGAATTCAACGTGATCCTCACGGAAGTCGGCGCCAACAAGGTTTCCGTCATTAAGGCCGTGCGCGAACTGACGGGCCTGGGCCTGAAGGAAGCGAAGGATCTCGTCGACGGTGCACCGAAGCCCGTGAAGGAAGCGGTGCCCAAGGCTGCTGCTGAAGAAGCGAAGAAGAAGCTGGAAGAAGCCGGCGCGAAAGCTGAAGTCAAGTAA
- the rpoB gene encoding DNA-directed RNA polymerase subunit beta, whose amino-acid sequence MQYSFTEKKRIRKSFAKRPIVHQVPFLLATQLESFSTFLQADVLANARKPEGLQAAFTSVFPIVSHNGFARLEFVSYALSPPAFNIKECQQRGLTYCSALRAKVRLVLLDKESPSKPVVKEVKEQEVYMGEIPLMTPTGSFVINGTERVIVSQLHRSPGVFFEHDKGKTHSSGKLLFSARIIPYRGSWLDFEFDPKDVLYFRVDRRRKMPVTILLKAIGLTPEQILANFFVFDNFTLMAEGAQMEFVPERLRGEVARFDISDRDGNVIVQKDKRINAKHIRDLDNAKTKFISVPEDYLLGRVLAKNVIDGETGEVIANANDEITESTLEKLREAKVKDIQTLYTNDLDQGPYISSTLRIDETTDRTAARIAIYRMMRPGEPPTEEAVEALFNRLFYSEDAYDLSKVGRMKFNRRVGRDEITGPMTLQDDDILATIKILVELRNGKGEVDDIDHLGNRRVRCVGELAENQFRAGLVRVERAVKERLGQAESENLMPHDLINSKPISSAIREFFGSSQLSQFMDQTNPLSEITHKRRVSALGPGGLTRERAGFEVRDVHPTHYGRVCPIETPEGPNIGLINSLALYAHLNEYGFLETPYRKVVDGKVTDQIDYLSAIEEGRYVIAQANAAVAGDGTLTDELVSSREAGETLMVTPDRIQYMDVAPSQIVSVAASLIPFLEHDDANRALMGSNMQRQAVPCLRPEKPVVGTGIERTVAVDSGTTVQALRGGVVDYVDAGRIVIRVNDDEAVAGEVGVDIYNLIKYTRSNQNTNINQRPIVKVGDMVARGDVLADGASTDLGELALGQNMLVAFMPWNGYNFEDSILISEKVVADDRYTSIHIEELNVVARDTKLGPEEITRDISNLAEVQLGRLDESGIVYIGAEVEAGDVLVGKVTPKGETQLTPEEKLLRAIFGEKASDVKDTSLRVPSGMSGTVIDVQVFTREGIQRDKRAQQIIDDELKRYRLDLNDQLRIVEGDAFQRLARMLVGKVANGGPKKLAKGTKIDQAYLEDLDHYHWFDIRLADEEAAAQLEAIKDSIEQKRHQFDLAFEEKRKKLTQGDELPPGVLKMVKVYLAVKRRLQPGDKMAGRHGNKGVVSKIVPIEDMPYMADGRPADVVLNPLGVPSRMNVGQVLEVHLGWAAKGLGWRIGEMLQRQAKIEELRVFLTKLYNESGRAEELESFSDDDIVELAKNLREGVPFATPVFDGATEEEMSKMLDLAFPDDIAEQLGMTKSKNQVRLCDGRTGEPFERTVTVGYMHYLKLHHLVDDKMHARSTGPYSLVTQQPLGGKAQFGGQRFGEMEVWALEAYGASYVLQEMLTVKSDDVTGRTKVYENLVKGDHVIDAGMPESFNVLVKEIRSLGIDIDLDRN is encoded by the coding sequence ATGCAATATTCCTTCACCGAGAAGAAGCGCATTCGTAAGAGTTTTGCGAAGCGCCCCATCGTTCACCAAGTACCTTTCCTGCTGGCCACCCAGCTTGAATCATTCAGCACGTTTCTGCAAGCTGACGTGCTCGCGAATGCTCGCAAACCCGAGGGTTTGCAGGCAGCGTTCACGTCTGTTTTCCCGATCGTCTCGCACAACGGTTTCGCGCGCCTGGAGTTCGTGAGCTACGCGTTGTCGCCGCCGGCCTTCAACATCAAGGAGTGCCAGCAGCGCGGTCTCACCTATTGCTCGGCCTTGCGCGCCAAGGTGCGCCTCGTCTTGCTCGACAAGGAATCGCCGAGCAAACCGGTCGTCAAGGAAGTGAAGGAGCAGGAAGTCTACATGGGCGAAATTCCGCTCATGACGCCGACCGGCTCGTTCGTCATCAACGGCACCGAGCGTGTCATCGTCTCGCAGTTGCATCGTTCGCCGGGCGTGTTCTTCGAACACGACAAGGGCAAGACGCATAGCTCGGGCAAGTTGCTGTTCTCGGCGCGGATCATCCCGTACCGCGGCTCGTGGCTCGACTTCGAATTCGACCCGAAGGACGTTCTCTACTTCCGCGTCGACCGTCGCCGCAAGATGCCGGTCACGATCCTGCTCAAGGCGATCGGCCTCACGCCGGAACAGATCCTCGCGAACTTCTTCGTCTTCGACAACTTCACGCTGATGGCGGAAGGGGCGCAGATGGAGTTCGTCCCCGAACGTCTGCGCGGCGAAGTCGCGCGCTTCGACATCAGTGATCGCGACGGCAACGTCATCGTCCAAAAGGACAAGCGGATCAACGCGAAGCACATCCGTGACCTCGACAACGCCAAGACGAAGTTCATCTCGGTGCCCGAGGACTACCTGCTCGGCCGCGTTCTAGCGAAGAACGTGATCGATGGCGAGACGGGTGAAGTCATCGCGAACGCGAACGACGAAATCACCGAAAGCACGCTCGAGAAGCTGCGCGAGGCGAAGGTCAAGGACATTCAGACGCTCTACACGAACGATCTGGATCAAGGCCCGTACATCTCGTCGACGCTGCGTATCGACGAAACGACCGACCGGACGGCCGCGCGCATCGCAATCTACCGCATGATGCGCCCGGGCGAGCCGCCGACCGAAGAAGCGGTCGAGGCGCTGTTCAATCGTCTGTTCTACAGCGAAGACGCGTACGACCTGTCCAAGGTCGGCCGCATGAAATTCAACCGCCGCGTCGGCCGCGATGAAATCACGGGCCCGATGACGCTGCAGGACGACGACATCCTCGCGACGATCAAGATCCTCGTCGAGCTGCGCAACGGCAAGGGCGAAGTCGACGACATCGATCACCTCGGCAATCGTCGAGTGCGCTGCGTTGGCGAACTCGCGGAGAATCAATTCCGTGCCGGCCTCGTGCGCGTCGAGCGCGCGGTGAAGGAACGCCTCGGCCAAGCCGAGAGCGAAAACCTGATGCCGCACGACCTGATCAACTCGAAGCCGATTTCGTCGGCGATCCGCGAGTTCTTCGGTTCGTCGCAGTTGTCGCAGTTCATGGACCAAACCAATCCGCTGTCGGAAATCACGCACAAGCGCCGTGTTTCCGCACTGGGACCGGGCGGTCTGACGCGCGAGCGCGCGGGCTTCGAAGTACGCGACGTGCACCCGACCCACTACGGCCGCGTGTGCCCGATCGAAACGCCTGAAGGTCCGAACATCGGCCTGATCAACTCGCTCGCGCTCTATGCGCACCTGAACGAGTACGGCTTCCTCGAAACGCCGTACCGCAAGGTCGTGGACGGCAAAGTGACGGACCAGATCGACTACCTGTCGGCGATCGAAGAAGGCCGTTACGTGATCGCGCAGGCGAACGCGGCGGTGGCGGGCGACGGCACGCTGACCGACGAGCTCGTCTCGTCGCGCGAAGCGGGCGAAACGCTGATGGTCACGCCGGACCGCATCCAGTACATGGATGTGGCGCCGTCGCAGATCGTTTCGGTCGCAGCTTCGCTGATCCCGTTCCTCGAGCACGATGACGCGAACCGCGCGTTGATGGGCTCGAACATGCAGCGTCAGGCCGTGCCGTGTCTGCGTCCTGAGAAGCCGGTCGTCGGTACGGGCATCGAGCGGACAGTGGCCGTCGATTCGGGCACCACGGTGCAAGCGTTGCGCGGTGGTGTCGTCGATTACGTCGACGCGGGCCGTATCGTCATTCGCGTGAACGACGACGAGGCGGTGGCCGGTGAAGTCGGCGTCGACATCTACAACCTGATCAAGTACACGCGCTCGAACCAGAACACGAACATCAACCAGCGTCCGATCGTGAAGGTCGGCGACATGGTCGCGCGCGGCGACGTCCTGGCGGACGGCGCTTCGACGGATCTGGGCGAGCTCGCGCTCGGTCAGAACATGCTCGTCGCGTTCATGCCGTGGAATGGCTACAACTTCGAAGATTCGATCCTGATCTCCGAGAAGGTCGTGGCCGATGATCGCTATACGTCGATCCACATCGAAGAGCTCAACGTCGTCGCTCGCGACACGAAGCTCGGACCTGAGGAAATCACGCGCGACATCTCGAACTTGGCCGAAGTGCAGCTTGGCCGGCTCGACGAGTCGGGCATCGTCTATATCGGCGCCGAGGTCGAAGCGGGCGACGTGCTCGTCGGCAAGGTCACGCCGAAGGGCGAAACGCAACTCACGCCGGAAGAAAAGCTGCTGCGCGCGATCTTCGGCGAGAAGGCATCCGACGTGAAGGACACGTCGCTGCGCGTGCCCTCGGGCATGAGCGGTACGGTCATCGACGTGCAGGTGTTCACGCGCGAAGGCATCCAGCGCGACAAGCGCGCACAGCAGATCATCGACGATGAACTGAAGCGCTATCGCCTCGACTTGAACGATCAGTTGCGTATCGTCGAAGGCGATGCGTTCCAGCGTCTGGCGCGTATGCTCGTCGGCAAGGTCGCGAACGGCGGTCCGAAGAAGCTCGCGAAGGGCACGAAGATCGATCAAGCGTACCTGGAAGATCTCGACCATTACCACTGGTTCGACATTCGCCTCGCCGACGAAGAAGCGGCCGCTCAGCTCGAAGCAATCAAGGATTCGATCGAGCAGAAGCGTCACCAATTCGACCTCGCGTTCGAAGAGAAGCGCAAGAAGCTCACGCAAGGCGACGAACTGCCCCCGGGCGTGCTGAAGATGGTCAAGGTGTACTTGGCCGTCAAGCGCCGCCTGCAGCCTGGCGACAAGATGGCCGGCCGTCACGGTAACAAGGGTGTCGTGTCGAAGATCGTTCCGATCGAGGACATGCCGTACATGGCCGACGGCCGCCCGGCCGACGTCGTACTGAACCCGCTCGGCGTGCCGTCGCGGATGAACGTGGGTCAGGTGCTCGAAGTGCATTTGGGCTGGGCTGCGAAGGGTCTCGGCTGGCGTATCGGCGAAATGCTGCAGCGTCAGGCGAAGATCGAAGAGCTGCGTGTGTTCCTGACCAAGCTGTACAACGAGTCGGGCCGCGCCGAAGAGCTCGAGAGCTTCTCGGACGACGACATCGTCGAGTTGGCGAAGAACCTGCGCGAAGGCGTGCCGTTCGCAACGCCGGTGTTCGACGGTGCGACGGAAGAGGAAATGTCGAAGATGCTCGACCTTGCCTTCCCGGACGACATCGCCGAGCAACTCGGCATGACGAAATCGAAGAACCAGGTGCGCCTATGCGACGGCCGCACGGGCGAGCCGTTCGAGCGCACCGTCACGGTCGGCTACATGCATTACCTGAAGCTGCACCATTTGGTGGACGACAAGATGCACGCCCGTTCGACCGGTCCTTACTCGCTCGTGACGCAGCAGCCGCTCGGCGGTAAGGCGCAGTTCGGCGGTCAGCGCTTCGGTGAAATGGAAGTGTGGGCGCTCGAAGCGTACGGCGCATCGTATGTGCTGCAGGAAATGTTGACGGTGAAGTCTGACGATGTGACGGGCCGGACGAAGGTTTACGAGAACCTGGTCAAGGGCGACCACGTGATCGACGCCGGCATGCCTGAGTCGTTCAACGTGTTGGTGAAGGAAATCCGGTCGCTCGGTATCGACATCGACCTGGACCGGAACTAA